CATTCCCTCCAAGTTGCATAAAATCAAGACTAGTACTATCATCACCGCTAAAAATCAAAAAATTTTTGTCTACTAAGTATTTTATTTGATTTAATCTAGATAAATTTCCACTTGCTTCTTTAATTCCAATAATATTTTTTAATTTAGATAATTTATAAATTGTTTGTGGTAATAGATCACATCCTGTTCGAGATGGAACGTTATATAAAATTTGAGGAATATTAGTGTTTTCAGATATTGTTTTAAAATGTTGATATAATCCTTCTTGTGAAGGTTTATTATAATATGGAGTAACACTTAAACATGCTGAAATTCCACTTTTTTCGAATTTTTGAGTTAAAAGAACAGCTTCTTTAGTTGAATTTGCTCCTGTTCCAGCAATGATAGGTATTTTGTTTTGTGATAATTTTATTGTTAATAAGACTAATTTTATATGTTCTTGATGAGTAAAAGTAGATGATTCTCCTGTTGTTCCTAAAGAAACTATTGCTTTTGTTTGATTATAAATATGATAATTTATAATATTTCTTAAACTTTTTAAACAAATTTTTTCTTTTTTATTCATAGGAGTAATTAATGCAACAATATTTCCTTTAAACATTTTTTTTTCCATAATAATTTTAAATATAAATTTAATGATAAAATTAATAAATTTTAAAAAAAAATTACTTTTTATTAAAATACAATGTTATATTTATATGAC
Above is a window of Buchnera aphidicola (Sipha maydis) DNA encoding:
- the dapA gene encoding 4-hydroxy-tetrahydrodipicolinate synthase; the encoded protein is MFKGNIVALITPMNKKEKICLKSLRNIINYHIYNQTKAIVSLGTTGESSTFTHQEHIKLVLLTIKLSQNKIPIIAGTGANSTKEAVLLTQKFEKSGISACLSVTPYYNKPSQEGLYQHFKTISENTNIPQILYNVPSRTGCDLLPQTIYKLSKLKNIIGIKEASGNLSRLNQIKYLVDKNFLIFSGDDSTSLDFMQLGGNGIISVTANIAAKEMSKICQLSLSGDFSQARKINKKLIKLHNILFLESNPIPIKWAAYKLGLIKYNTLRLPMTQPSKKLRKIISTELKKKKIYTTKKNNIFNLFKKK